The genomic interval TTGGAGTTTCCCACCCATCCTTCCCAACAGCAAGGGGATAGCTCACCAGGCGTTGTTTGCCTTGATACAAATAAACTCGACGATCGCTCAAATCTACGATCAACTTTGAGCTATCCTGCACGCTGACAGTTGAAACCTCAGAAACCTCTCCCTGATTGGCAGTCTCACTCCCATCAGACGTTGGTAAGGGTAATTTCTCCTGAACCGGAGAAGACTGCTTCCCTGGAGCAGGGGGGGAATCCTGGGATGCGGCTTGAACGGTTGCAACTTTCTGAGTCGCGACTGGCTTGGCAGTACGGGTCTGTGCTGAATCAACACTGGATGCCCAAACTCGCCATTGAATCACCAACAAAACAGCCGCTGTTCCCAAACAGAGGAACATAATGCTGCGAGGAATTGATTCGTCTCTCACGGTTGCTGGCATCGGTCGTCTATCAAAAATCTTGCATCAATCGCACTGATGTTAATCTAACTCAAAATTCAATTTATCCAAAATAGGACGGAAGTCCCAGTGTCCTCAGGCTTATATAGCGATCCTATTTGGATTGTGAGAAAGGATTCCGATCGAATCCTTTCTCAGAATGCCGCTCCATCTCACGACTGATTTAGGACTGCTATCGCGATCCGATCTGGATTGTGAAAGGACTTTCCCGGAGGGAAAGACTTTCACAGCTCTCCTTTTTCACAAATGATTCAGGACTGCTATATACAGGGGTTCCAAACCCGTTGTGAGTAAGACTTAATGATTGAGCGCGTCACGCTATTTGCGGTTAGCAAAAGGCTGATAGCTGACTACTAACCGCAAAACATTTTTCACAATTTAAGTAGGATTGCCCTAGAACTTGCATGAAAAGTGTGCCGATTCTCAGTGTCTAGATAAACTCACAGAGTGCCTAGCGACCCTGATAGAAATCAAGGATATTGTGTATGGTTTTTATCACTAAAATTTGTTCGGAAGTTTATCGGATCTTGAACTTCTCTGCCTATCTCTTAAGCCAGAATGGGCACATTAAAAGCAGGAATTTCGTTGGGATATTTTTCAGAAATTCTGGAATCCCATTTGAAGCTGGTGTATTGCCCAGTATTCCACAGAAGAAGTTTCCGCGTGGTTTGATGCAGGAGGAGTTGCTATGTTTGAGAAGTTGCTACTGGCTGTAACTATTACATTCTCGCTCAGCCTGTTTATTAGTATTGGTGCCCAATCTTCAACTCAGGGTGCATTAGCAAGTTCATCGACAGACAATGGGCAAAAGTTGGCAGAAGTTTCCCAGGAGCATTCCTTTCTCAACCATCCCTAGAAGAGTGCTATGGGATGAGCATACCAATAAAATCC from Kovacikia minuta CCNUW1 carries:
- a CDS encoding L,D-transpeptidase: MPATVRDESIPRSIMFLCLGTAAVLLVIQWRVWASSVDSAQTRTAKPVATQKVATVQAASQDSPPAPGKQSSPVQEKLPLPTSDGSETANQGEVSEVSTVSVQDSSKLIVDLSDRRVYLYQGKQRLVSYPLAVGKDGWETPTGNFKVIEMQKNPEWLHPITKEVIAAGPDNPLGKRWIGFLIEGQTHIGFHGTNEERLIGQAVSHGCLRMRNRDVIALYEKIKMGTLVTVRQ